A single genomic interval of Rhododendron vialii isolate Sample 1 chromosome 3a, ASM3025357v1 harbors:
- the LOC131320493 gene encoding uncharacterized protein LOC131320493: MARAARRAWSDEEEESLLEKLTTLVNQGVWQAEHEFRPSYLGVLENQMRSSFPQGGIAKNHIEAKIKNWKQTCFQLQHMLQIPGFGWNAAENRLLVEDAIWNQYVKVNRRDRQMREMQFPNYNRWCHCFGREY; encoded by the exons ATGGCACGCGCCGCACGCCGAGCTTGGAGCGATGAGGAGGAAGAGTCGTTACTAGAAAAACTTACGACTCTTGTAAATCAAGGTGTTTGGCAAGCTGAGCACGAGTTTCGTCCCTCGTACTTGGGAGTCTTGGAAAATCAAATGAGATCTTCCTTCCCCCAAGGTGGTATTGCCAAAAATCATATTGAGGCAAAGATTAAGAATTGGAAACAAACTTGTTTTCAATTACAACACATGCTTCAAATTCCCGGGTTTGGTTGGAATGCAGCTGAAAATAGACTATTGGTAGAAGATGCAATTTGGAATCAATATGTCAAA GTCAATCGACGAGATAGGCAGATGAGGGAAATGCAATTTCCGAATTATAATCGATGGTGCCATTGCTTTGGACGTGAGTACTGA